CAAACGAACTGTTGCAATACTCCCGAGCCACCTACAAACATGTGCGTCACACAAATGCTCAACATCAGTTCTATGATTCGGCTTTGCTTAAGATGtaccatcaagcttatgccatgctaACTGACACTATCACATGGGTAGGAAAATCCCAAGAATATAtcttgagtatgctcagtgcctctatTAGAATTCCCGGTTCTACTTTGGACGATGGTGTTCCAGTTTTTGATGGTCTACGAGAAAGCACGAAAAGGCTAAAGGCGTATTCCGtaagattaactcgtgctgctctcaacgacaccttcgttcctcctccgcccgatgctggaaaaacgggggagaaagaacaagctgatagaactcagcacacAGGAGAAGCATCTTGTAGTCAGCAgcaaaagggaaaaggcaaagtcaATTCTGCCCAAGTTAATAGGAAGAAAAAGTCTGgctagatttgatcgtttttatttttaacttgtAATTTTCTCTTATCTGGCATATTTTgtcttgctgactatctataaacttatgcatctcttattcaaattgactaatcttatgtgatgcttacttacgtaACTTGCTTAATGCTTATTTGTcttaaattgaacaaacaaagaAGGAATCATACTCAGTACACTTTAGCtttgatacattttttattctccataactctgatacctaaactgaccatgtatcaaactgagtaaaacatgtactgaactcttctgaaagctgacctaggctcatctgaattagatcttggaaggtctagaattgaactaagtctgTATAAGCATatcttaattttactcaattaaatcttagaaggtttagagttaagttaagtcaatagatggaacccttacgggggagtaatttcagaagcataaaaagaatttcaatcatggggaatctcataATGAGTTctatcaaattaaatattttgccaacatcaaaatgggggagtttgttgaaacacctttccacatgattttgatttgacaaaattatttaagttaatccatgattaaggaacaattaaatttaagtgcgttggtttaattgtactaatatgtttgttcaatgttgagtataaatataaatacaaatggaaataaaaagtaagacaggacgaagtcagcatgaggatacagcacaagctgagtggagtgtaactTAGCGTGATTGAtgatcttcagaacagaagcttaaagatcaaacaaatcaacgaagctgagtggaacgcaactcagtatcaaaagtagagaagtcttcttgagaactatgtcttgcagaacgaagctgaccatggaagctgagtaaaagagaactcagtatttgCATTAGcaaacaatcaaagacaacggctatcaaagacaagctgagtgatcttaaGGACAGCGTggatgatccgtttgctaaaagacaagatccgacaactgtctgcaccaataatagaaaccttggaattatgcaaaagccaatttcgagatgtatgggtcaactgttctgtTGCTAAAAGAtaaactggcacaagaagacgaaatcTGTGAGAAGaggacaaacctgacgcctacggaattcagacgacaggattggcctgcaagtctgaagctgaccagagccttgtctcaaaaaggagccgtttggatcaacgAACAAATccaagattcaaatcatttctgcttcagacctcaatTATAAAAGGACAtaatcattcttggatcatcaGCCGAATAcaacaagaaaaaaaagagtatacataatacaaagcacacaaaattcaaaagagatcttacaccaaatttctattcctgtgtaaaagctagattgattttctgtaatcatctaaaatgTTCTTCAtccgaaaagaacaatttgtatcaattgtaaattgagagtgttgtgctgagtacttggtgtTAAGtgctcagcggtagagaaatctaggtgttcggttatagcacctagtaggagttgagtagacgaatagaggacggtactcttgcatattcaactgctttgtaaacggtttgtgctctacctttaaagagctcagtattggatttaaaaagcccggagggattctggggactggacgtaggcggagaggccgaaccaggataagtcgtactgagtaatctctaactctctctcaatatatatatatatatatatatatatatgtgtgtgtgtgtgtgtgcgtgtgtgtgtgttgcttgtcatatttactcagcatataaattgtttaaactgatactgagtaaataagagtgctgagttggaagctgaccacaaaagtgtcaattctcaactcatatgtaaaatagctctagtcagcttctgactaaagctgtcttacactacaatcggccgtgctgacctaagCTGAGTTAACTAACTCAAGAAACTATATTAAGTCAGCTCAATTAAAAAGAAAGAGtcatattagttcctaacccctcccccctaggaactaatcacacgggaccaacaaaatgGTACAGATTTAGCAATATAAAGGAAGAGATGAAGATCAAATGTCTGGGAATCTCCTGTGGAAGAGAAACTGTGCGGCAAGGAAGAGAAAGAGGAGAATGAAAGATGAAAGGTTGAAGTATTttaggaaagtcacacaaaagtagtctaaatatataataagtaaatgaattaaatatgtaaatagtcCCCATTTAaccaaattttataattttcctattaacctaagtgaaatatgttatagattttctttttatatcttTACTTATTTTATATAAGTATGATGAAGCTCAATTAAATAGCTCGTTAAAACTTGATCCGCTAAAAACTTGAGATAATTCAACTGGAGTGAATACGAAATCTATGAAAGCTTGGTAAGGCTAACTTATTTAGCGGTGCTGAATCAACATAGATTAGTAAAAGTTTGAAACTTTGTGTGAGGGTGCCTGCAGCACGAAGCCCAAAgctaattaaaaaagaaaaataaaatattaaaaatcgAAAGCCACGTGTACTACATCGATAAAACAGACACTAGTCTCATCCCTCCACCCAATTAATTAGAtaatttccttcttcttttaactattaataaataaaatgtgagaGAAAAACTTGGGCTGGATCCGTTTTAAGGGAGCGAATTTCGGCTCTCTAATTCTAACTCTGTTCTAACCTGCTCCTGCTGCTGCTGTTCACGGTGTTGCCTTGCCGTTGATGGTGGTGGCAGCCGGTTCTTGTGCCTCTCTGGCGGTGCAATTACCATGTCTGTTTTCCTTTTTACCCTTTCTCCGTCTTTCTCCGATATGAtttcttttcatcttcctgtttccTGCGCTTCCTTTCTTTGATCTCTGCTTTGGCTTTTCACCTTTTCAGCCTCAGGTTGGTTCTATTTTTTAATTCACCATCTTTCTTTTCATtctctgatttttcttttaagAGACATTTTTAACAAATATATGATCCTTTTTTTGGATCTAATGccaacatattttctttttctgttcaTTTTATGATCTCTATGTGTTGCATTTGAAATTTGTGTCAATGGGAATTGATAACAATTGTTAAAAAGCTGCGTGTTTGGGAATTCAAtttgggatttttcttcttgtcGTGCCCTATCCCAATTCAATGGGTTTTCATGGCTTAGTATGCATATTCAAATAATTTCTGCTTGGCATTGTACTCCAACTACTATAACATAAAATTGTGGAACAACAATCCCAGATTTGATTTTCCATTAATGATGAAAAGGAGATCTTTTTTTTCCATAATAGTTGTTGATTGGGAGTAACGAAATGGAGTTTTTGTCTTGTTTATATGTTGATAGTGAAGAAGGGATTGGTGGTCTTCTTCTGTGACTCAGGATGCCTCTCAAGAGCTTTGTCCGTGAGCTGAAGGAGATGAAAGATGGAATTGGAAACATATCGAGACGAGGGGTTGAAGGAAAGCATTGGCGTGGCAGGACAAGGTCACATATTGCACCAGACGAAACAGTTGCAGAGTCCGAGCCAATTCAACAGGGTCGCTGGGCAAATTTGCCACCTGAGTTGCTCTTGGATATCATTAGGAGGGTAGAAGAGAGTGAGCCATTGTGGCCTTCCCGTGCTGTTGTTGTTTCGTGTGCTTTGGTTTGTAGGTCGTGGAGGGAAGTCACTAAAGAAATTGTCAAAACTCCTGAGCAGTGTGGGAGGCTAACATTTCCCATCTCATTGAAGCAGGTAATTCTCTTTCTTCCTATCTCTCTCTTCTCTATTCTCTGATGTACTTACTTCGCTGATCGGTTTTTATGTTAATGTTGTTTTTTGCTTCAAACCAGCCGGGTCCTCGTGAATCTCCCATACAATGCTTTATTAGAAGAGATACTGCTACATCTACCTATCTGCTGTATCATGGTTTGGTACCTTGTAAGTCAGGCTACTCTTATTTGTTTGTAACAATGTAGCAATTCTATATCTATCAAGAAACAAAGATGAACTGTTAATCTCCGGATAGATGGTCAATTTCACCCCTCAGCTTCGCTCGCAAGATCAATTTgctaaaaaatgaattttaggTATCAATTAGTCCAcaaattggatttttttttttggtgaaatTGGCCCAAAAATAACATTTGTAGGCATGTGTCACTTTGGACTGTTCTGGCAAAAAATGCCATATTGAAAGGATTAAATTGGAGCAAATTGACCTGCTATCCAAGTTCAGGGGATTAATTGACCCCTTATCCATTGATCTCCTATATACTTAGCAATATGTTCCTGTGTCTGAATTCTTGTCGTCTATGATCTACTGGAAGCTGGATTCTGATCGTCTATGATCTACTCGGTTTAAAAATGTTTGTAACTCAATGTTGCTTTCTTAGGAAGGGAAATTATACTAGTTCCGTTGATAAACTGCAATAGCGTGTTTTGCATCTGTTATGCCTAGAAATTTGAGCTTCTTATAAAGCTCTGTTAACCAAATATTGGCTTGAAATATTCATGTTACTGATTCTTTTCAAACCTTTCTTTTATGGGTTGACAGCTGAGAGTGAAAATGACAAATTGCTATTAGCTGCCAGAAAGATCAGAAAAGCAACAAGCACAGACTTCACAATATCTTTGGTTGCAGATAATTTTTCTcgagcaagcaacacatatgtTGGTAAACTGAGGTAAGTCATGGACATTATGAATTATTTACCTTGCATGATTATTCTGTATCCCAAAAATGATTTATTTCAAAATGTTTTTCCAGATCTAACTTCTTAGGAACCAAGTTCACCATGTTTGATAGCCAACCTACATATGAAGTACCGACTCAACCACCTAGCCGGACACATAGAAGATTCCATTCCAAGCAGGTGTCTCCAAAATTGCCTGCTTTTAATTACACTATAGGCACCATCACATACGAGCTTAATGTTCTGCGCACAAGAGGTCCAAGGAGAATGCATTGCGTCATGCACTCGATTCCTGTCTCTTCTATTGAGGCTGGGGGCACTGCCCCAACACCAACATCATTTCCAGAGACATTTGATGACCGATTATTATCAGTGACATCAGGTTCAAAAGTGAAGGAACCAGTCTCAGAAAGCAATTCTTCTAGCCCCTCAGGTTCACCTCTAATAGTGTATGGCTCAGGAGAGCCCCTAATCCTAAAAAACAAGGCACCTAGATGGCATGAGCAGCTGCAATGTTGGTGCCTAAATTTCAGAGGGCGTGTTACAGTTGCGTCTGTTAAGAATTTTCAACTGGTGGCGGCTGTTGAGCCATCCCATAATGTGCCAGTTGAAGAGCAAGAGAAGGTGATGTTACAGTTCGGAAAAATTGGAAAAGACATATTCACCATGGACTACTGCTACCCATTGTCTGCTTACCAAGCCTTTGCCATCTGCCTGAGCAGCTTTGACACCAAACCAGCCTGTGAATGATGGAATGTGGCCCTGAAACTCTTACTTGTAGTTTGCTTGATTATTTCCTCCAATTTTGCAATCTCATATCATCAGGCATGGCCATTCATTCAAACTTACTTTTTCCTGATCATGAAATTTGACTTGTATTTTATGTCTGTCATCTCACACTAATGTTAAATTGAAACAAGTGTTCTCTCTTTCTATCTATAACATTTCTCCCTGAAGATGTGTTAAATAAAACCCCCTCGTATCATTCTCTGTTTCATTTgatttattgaatgaaattgttATTCTCGCAGTTTGATTTAGAAATTTTACTGAAAGGATAAAACGCTTTTATCTGAAGGCAATAACAGTGACATTCCCCAGATTCAAGTATTGTGTTGCAAGCAATAACAGCGACATTCCCCAGATTCAAATATTGTGTTTCAAGAATTTGAAGATGATGAAATGTATGTTTACCTTTGAGAAGTATCAATCATTGTGTGGTGGTATAAGAATCAAGTTGCTTGCAAAGAGGATATATCCTTGACAGTCAGTGAGTCTAGGAATATGATAGTCGGAAAACTTATACATTGCAATAAGATAGAAAAGGTTCAAATGAGGTGAACTTTTGGGTTAGCTCTCCGAAGGTGAAATTTATACATTGAATTTTTTTAGCACTCCGAAGGTGAACTTTTTGGGGGTTAAACTTCTACTCGTTCTCCCAAAGCATCTTGAAAACCGCTTTGAGATTTACAACATGATGTTCAACTTTCTTACTCCTTATTCCTTACGATCATGCGTCCACATATATTTCAATAATTTTTCGATTACATTTTTGAAGATTTTGTTGACCAGTCTTTGGTACGTGGCTCCTAAATTTTTAAGGTCGAAGGGCATGTCCTTGGAGCAGTAAGTTCCTTCATACATGATGAAGCTAGCATTTTTTATGTTCCGGAGAGATAGGGATTTGGTGATACCCTGTTGTCCCATCTAGCAAGAAATAGGTAATTTATCCTACAAGTGAGTCCACCACACAAGGCATCAAATAACTATCATTAGGGCAGGTTTTCTTGAGGTCAGTAAAGTCAAGAAAACATTCTATATTCATTTAGGATAATGAACTTTTTTTATATGTCCACATTCTAGGACTTTTTCAATATCAGCTTTAATCACTTTCTCCCTTTCCACTCCATGGTTTTGATTCTTCTGCTTGACTAGTTTGACCTTCAGGTCCACATCTAGTGTGTGGGTCATGACCTCAGGTGGTTTGCTAGTGATATCCAATGGTGTCCAGACAAATGcatgtatatttatttttagggTTCCGAATATGTATTCATTTACCTCGATCAGGAGCTCTGATGCTATTTGAACTGTTTTTCTTTTAGCCAAAAGGCGTCACTCAATCTCCCCTACAGGCTCTGccctttcttctttttcctccACAATCTCTGGCTCTAGTTGCTTAATATAAAGCAATTTCATGTAAGTTTCTTGCGCCAGCCTTTGGTTTCCTTATACAACTTGCATTCCTTTTCGTGTGGGGATATTCTAAGCAAGGTGATATATGGATAAAGTTCCAACTGGCTCAGATAGAACCCCCCGATGCTCCTTAAGATTGTGACCGTACGTCCGTTTATGCTCACAAATGGATCCTAGGTTGGAATTAACCTTCCCAGATTCACCTAAAGTGCCCTGTAAGCCTTTTAGGTGATTATATTAGTCGGGCTTCTTGTATCGATAAAAAATCACCGGACCATGAATTTTTCAATCTGAATATGGATTATTAAGGCGTCTTCATGTACCGACCTAGGATTGTTCTTCAAAGGATGAGAGGAAAACTCTATCCTATATTCATAAAACCTATGTCTATCTTTGAAGATTTACTTTCTCTTTAACATTCTATCTTCAGTAGATCCTTTGGTAATAACATTGATTATCCTTCGGGGGACGCGAGTCGAAGGTTAGGGGGCCTTTTGCTCTTGTACAAGTGACTTCGTTGCCATTTTGAGAAAATGGTATAGGAATTCTTCTTCAACCATCTTGTCCAACTCCAAAGCTAGCTGCATGTAGTCCTCAATATCATGCCACTTGTTTTTTTGGAACTCATAGTAGGTGTCGTTGCTTCATCATCTAGAATCATTGAGCTTGAGACAATACTCAATATGTTTCCACTTcttttcaatccaatatatGAAATCTTTTCGGGAAGCATTGATGGGCGAAAAGTCCCACTCCAAACGTTCCCGCATCATTCTTTGATCTATTTCCTTCTTTGTGTGATGTTGATTCATTTAGCCACCTTCCATTTTGTCCTTCGATAACGGGTTGAAGCAATGTTCATCCCATCTTACAAAGTCCCTAGCCCGTCTCTTGAGGTCTGGGAATGATTGGGGCCATTATGTGGTGAGCTCTTTGGATAAATATTTGCTTCGATAACTGGATGTCCTAGTGTCAATCGTTGCATCAACATTTGAGGTGTCATATTTTAATGTAAGTCTTATGGAATCTTTCCACCCACTCCTAGAGGGTTTCGATTCGATCTTGGACCAAGTAGTTGAGATCTTGCATGGTCTTATTCTTCAGTATAGAAGTTATGAAATGCTGGCTGAACTCGGTGGCTGTTTGGTTGAAGCTTTGAATTGATTATGTACGGAGCTATACATACCAATATGTCTTTGCTTCCTTCAATATGGTGGGGGAATAGACTACACATGGCATCATTTGTGGTCATGGTAGTCTCTATTGACCTTCGAAAATTCTTGACATGGACTCTGGAATCCGCTAACTCGTTCTACTCCTCTAGTGAAGGGTATTTGATGTCGATGGACATTTGTTTTTCCAATATGCAAGCACAAAGGGGGGAGTTGATATCTATAACCTCTGGGATCTGAGCATCGATCCATGCATCCATCATGACACTTTTGAGTCTTCTGGTTTCTTCCTCACTATTGGTTAACATATCCTTTTTGTCCATCGGGATATaagtgttggtccctggtaattagttccaggggggttaggaactaatataactttttcgcgttttaattaagctgactggaagttattttgagagtttattaacttagcctttggtcagcttggtgagatatatctcaggacagctttagtcagatgttgaccaaagttgttttcttgagagttaagaattgacactcttggaggtcagcttctaactcagcaccacttacttattcaagatcagcttaggcaatttatatgttgagtaaataaagcacacaacacatgcaattataagagagagtttagagattactcagtatcacttatcctggttcggcctctctgcctacgtccagtccccagagtcctccggagtttttgaatccaatactgagctctttaaaggtagagcacaaaccaattacaaggcagttgaatatgcaagagtaccttcctctattcgtctactcaactcctactaagtgctacaacccagcacctagatttctctaccactgaaatgcttacaaccaagcactcagcttaacactctcaatattcctattgatcacagacttgttctttttgaactaaagaacactttagatgattacaaatcaatctagcatttacacatagaatagaaaagttggtgtaagatctttttgtatttgagtgctttctagactttctctcttgtatttttctttcaatgTTTCGGTGATGATCCAAGTtcatcgattgtccttttatagaaagaaatctgtagatttgatcgttttgaaatgtcttagccgttaacaccaaaatagctcttttggggaacaatttctagttagtcttcagactgctccgccattcTCTTTCACTGtttccttcagacgtcaggtttgtcttcttgcgtctggcttgtcttttatgccagttgtctgtttccaataatccaacgtcccatgactcttggaattagtttttttttaggtgtcttcgaggttccaattattggtgcagaagattggcagactttgtcctttagtgaacggattcttcatgctgtcctgactgtcactcagcttcgtttgttctattcgaatgttcaacgttcaagctgagttccttctaggtcagctccgttcagTTTAACctctcctgaagaagtcttcaactttagtcagcttcgttttgcttcttagttttactccactcagcttccattctgtcatgctgagttccgttctactcagctttgcttgtactgacttttgtcctgtctttactttatatatttttgcactcaatattcaacaaacatattagtacaattaaatcaaagcatctaaatttaattgcctcttaatcatggatggttttatcaaatcaaaatcttatggaaaggtgtttcaacaaactcccccattttgatgttggcaaaatacataattacggaactcagttataagttgccccatgattgatatttttgaaatgactcccccgtaagggttgcatatattttatctttaactttattctagaccttccaagatctaatttaatcagacttaagacatttgtgtgtactgactcagttttggaaggatgttgtctctcagtttaTTTTTTGGTGTTAATGTGTTAAatctttttgatttgtttgttcaaacttTATTAGTCAGGTCAGGAAGGAAACTAATACTTGTTATATTGATCTAAACAACAAGAAGGCATATTGACTGAAACAAAAAATGGCACATTGACCTAAACAACATTCAAAGACAGGATAATGGGATAAGTTTTTAGACATGACTAAGcaagttctacttcttctttttctgagctGAGTGATCAGCGTGAGCAAttccttttcctttctctttcgcTTTGCTTCCAGAAGCATAACCTGCAGGttgaggctgagttcctccttgagttcctccttgactcgtctcccccgttttgccatcatcgggtttgtagaggaaagtTTCATTCCGTGCTGCGGAGGAGAGATAATGAGAGTAGCGCTGgagccttttggtgctttctcccaagccatcaattactggcacactatcgtcctggatatgccgaggaacccgaagagagctgctgatcatgctgaggaggcattcatgagatttgctcaggcaggtgagtgagcttgtgatctgaccaaaagcttgatggaacagtttgagcagagcagaatcataaaacatgcgctggccattgttgatgcgcattgccttcatgatagcttgtgaaaagctcatgagttcagtATTGGAGATGGGATCAATATCCATCTGGgctctgtcgatgttgagtagtctgactgcttcacttaattggtcaatagtacactgagaagaggaggatactaaatcacgtgtactggtcagctcagtatgaagctgggtgaaacatttttgaagttcggcagaggtggaaaactcagcattgccgggtggacttaatttggtcagctcagcattcaatTTGGTAAAACAGTCTTGCAATTCAGCAGACGTAGCAGACTCAGGATTGGCAGTTGCGCTAGaggtggtcagttccgctgttagcttaacaaaatagttttgaagctcagtggaagtgacataccctggattgacgtctgacagttggtgaattttcccttcaagcgaattcatatgggtggccattgtaagcactagttcagtcagttttgctatttgcccttgattcggttgctgagtttgaaccgcagtgataacgctaaccagatcctttagtcctcgaagttcattcagaagctgagtaatacctgacaggtgggaggactcagcttgagtagattggtgaccatcagcttgagtagtatggaaatcttgaagcaaggactgagcagaagcaatgacccgtcggccagactcagtagcattcaagtatgcaaatttAGCAGTATTAGACTCAAAGGATGGTACAGAGTTTGATGgaggtggaggagttggttctcttccagattgagtaccttgattggtacctggactttgattgattggatgagctgagtcatcaacatgttgtgttggaggtggagttgaggCATGAGTTGGCTCAACTTGAGTAGTTTgaattggatctgcagggtttttggcttgttcctcatcctgagtaacagaggcttgcttttccactggattttctggtggtgactcagtttcattggagaagtactggaactggattgtagagaggtcagtttcaagctcatcaatgggaaagtcgtccatgagatcgatttgcttttgtgctttctttttgagtcttcgccgtgtctcagctcttggcggtgaatggtcagttcgaataccttcactggactcagtagcaactgtctcctcttctataAGTTGCTCAACTGGACCCTCAACAGCAttactttctttctctctctgctcagcatcatcctgagatttctcaacattgggatattcttcctgctcagtattagtTTCTTGGTGCTCAATATGTTGTTCAGTTTCTTCCACAacttccttttcttggtcagttccatgaccttccggttgagtagaggctagtgggacagcttccactatctttaaggagttaccctttttccttttctttaaaggggattctggagtttcttcgtcctcatcctcaggctcttcttgcctcttGCTTTTCTTAGcttgctccttagccttgtcagctttagctttttcttttgatgaaagccttactttctttgggacagcatgaatgtctttggagcaggtgtctacagccttcctcttcttcctcctctcaggctgagctatctcaggtgactcagcatgagcctcaacatcttttgcaggctcagcttcaggctcaatttcttattgctcagcttcttcatcttcctcggcatctccagctcctt
The DNA window shown above is from Euphorbia lathyris chromosome 1, ddEupLath1.1, whole genome shotgun sequence and carries:
- the LOC136204597 gene encoding tubby-like F-box protein 2; amino-acid sequence: MPLKSFVRELKEMKDGIGNISRRGVEGKHWRGRTRSHIAPDETVAESEPIQQGRWANLPPELLLDIIRRVEESEPLWPSRAVVVSCALVCRSWREVTKEIVKTPEQCGRLTFPISLKQPGPRESPIQCFIRRDTATSTYLLYHGLVPSESENDKLLLAARKIRKATSTDFTISLVADNFSRASNTYVGKLRSNFLGTKFTMFDSQPTYEVPTQPPSRTHRRFHSKQVSPKLPAFNYTIGTITYELNVLRTRGPRRMHCVMHSIPVSSIEAGGTAPTPTSFPETFDDRLLSVTSGSKVKEPVSESNSSSPSGSPLIVYGSGEPLILKNKAPRWHEQLQCWCLNFRGRVTVASVKNFQLVAAVEPSHNVPVEEQEKVMLQFGKIGKDIFTMDYCYPLSAYQAFAICLSSFDTKPACE